One Nitrospiria bacterium genomic region harbors:
- a CDS encoding GAF and ANTAR domain-containing protein, translating into MITKSSRPKTEKERIAQLKGSLAEKTRELDLLRQISESISCNLDLDDVLKQIIDIVVQVTQADACLLYLYDDRNKELILRATKNPHPKLIGRIRLELGEGITGWVARERKLVAIARNASDDPRFRVFQHLPEDRFHAFLSIPVISKNEVIGVINVQHKRPHHHSASELALLTTIGHQVGGAIENARLYEEMKKKAMQIETLSQVSKTIASNRYLKEILQLIVAMTAEMMNSTICSIMLLDEDKQELEIVATQSLSEEYRKKPNLKVGQSISGRAVQERRPIAVPDVTREPGYMYGDLARKEGLRSLLSVPMMIRDRAVGVINSYTSHEHKFYDEEIKILQAVANQSAVAIENTKLLRRSNEMQEALENRKVVERAKGVLMREKRIAEEEAFRIIQRQSMNTRKSMKEIAEAIILASEIR; encoded by the coding sequence ATGATTACAAAATCAAGCCGACCGAAGACTGAAAAAGAAAGGATCGCCCAGCTCAAAGGGTCCCTGGCCGAGAAGACACGCGAGCTGGACCTTCTGCGGCAGATCAGCGAATCGATCAGCTGCAATCTGGATCTGGATGATGTGTTGAAGCAGATCATCGATATTGTAGTCCAGGTGACGCAAGCGGACGCCTGCCTGTTGTATCTCTATGACGACCGGAATAAGGAACTGATCCTCCGCGCGACCAAGAACCCGCATCCAAAACTGATCGGCCGCATCCGGCTTGAGCTGGGGGAGGGGATCACCGGATGGGTGGCGCGGGAGCGCAAACTCGTGGCGATCGCCAGGAACGCGAGCGACGACCCCCGGTTCAGAGTTTTTCAGCATCTTCCCGAGGATCGCTTCCATGCCTTTCTTTCAATCCCGGTGATCTCCAAGAATGAGGTGATCGGCGTGATCAACGTCCAGCACAAGCGGCCGCATCATCACTCGGCGAGCGAGCTGGCCCTTCTGACGACGATCGGCCATCAGGTCGGCGGGGCGATCGAGAACGCCCGGCTGTACGAGGAGATGAAAAAAAAGGCGATGCAGATCGAGACCCTCTCGCAGGTGAGCAAGACGATCGCCTCCAACCGCTATTTGAAGGAGATCCTCCAGTTGATCGTCGCCATGACGGCCGAAATGATGAATTCGACCATCTGCTCGATCATGCTTCTGGATGAAGACAAGCAGGAGCTGGAGATCGTCGCGACCCAGAGCCTGAGCGAGGAGTACCGGAAGAAGCCGAATCTGAAGGTGGGTCAAAGCATCAGCGGCCGGGCGGTGCAGGAGCGGCGGCCGATCGCCGTCCCGGACGTCACACGCGAGCCGGGCTACATGTACGGCGATCTGGCCCGCAAGGAAGGGCTCCGGTCGCTGCTCTCGGTCCCGATGATGATCAGGGACCGCGCGGTGGGGGTGATCAACAGCTACACCTCTCATGAACACAAGTTTTACGACGAGGAGATCAAAATCCTCCAGGCCGTCGCCAACCAGTCGGCCGTGGCCATCGAGAACACGAAGCTCCTTCGCCGGTCGAACGAAATGCAGGAGGCGCTTGAAAACCGCAAGGTCGTGGAGCGCGCCAAGGGCGTCCTGATGCGGGAGAAGCGGATCGCCGAGGAGGAAGCCTTTCGCATCATCCAGCGCCAGAGCATGAACACCCGAAAAAGCATGAAGGAGATCGCCGAGGCCATCATTCTGGCCAGTGAAATAAGATGA